One region of Bacteroidota bacterium genomic DNA includes:
- a CDS encoding geranylgeranyl reductase family protein: MRFSDIQAEVLIAGAGPAGTATSLFLSKKKIHHIILDKASFPRDKICGDALSGKVVHVLNQLDKSYVPQLSSGKEFLGSYGVQFVAPNGRVLDIPFTSNPETLKHAPGFISRRTDFDHFLFRKLDPTYTTVLENTEIVDLEYSADGVRVLLDNHGEKLQVESKIVVGAEGDRSIVAKHFAGYKKENKHYCAGLRAYYSGVSDLHPQNFIELHFLKDFLPGYLWIFPMPDGMANVGVGMLSEVISKKKINLNAEMDKAIASNPVLKKRFQFAKQVSERKGWGLPLGSKKRKLSGEHFLLVGDAASLIDPFTGEGIGNAMTSGMIASEVISKAIHEQRFDAGFLSTYDDKIYETLWSELKLSHTLQKLTNQAWLFNFVVNKASKSKTLRESITCMFEDLDMRSRLRSPSFYIKLLLNK; this comes from the coding sequence ATGCGATTTTCCGATATACAAGCTGAAGTTCTGATTGCCGGGGCAGGTCCTGCCGGTACTGCAACCTCCCTGTTTTTAAGCAAGAAGAAAATCCACCACATCATCCTGGATAAAGCTTCCTTTCCAAGAGATAAAATTTGCGGGGATGCACTGAGTGGAAAAGTTGTACATGTACTCAACCAGCTTGACAAATCCTATGTCCCACAACTTTCTTCAGGAAAGGAATTCCTTGGAAGTTACGGAGTTCAATTCGTAGCACCGAACGGACGCGTGCTGGATATTCCATTTACTTCTAATCCGGAAACTCTTAAACATGCACCGGGATTTATTTCCAGAAGAACAGATTTCGACCACTTCCTGTTTCGCAAACTTGATCCAACCTATACAACCGTTCTTGAGAATACCGAAATTGTCGATCTGGAATATTCCGCGGACGGTGTGCGCGTGCTGCTGGATAATCACGGAGAAAAGCTACAGGTAGAATCAAAAATTGTCGTTGGCGCGGAAGGTGATCGCTCCATCGTCGCGAAACATTTTGCAGGCTACAAAAAAGAAAACAAACATTATTGCGCTGGTTTACGTGCATACTATTCAGGTGTAAGTGATCTTCATCCACAAAATTTTATAGAATTACATTTTCTGAAAGATTTTCTTCCCGGCTATCTGTGGATCTTCCCGATGCCCGATGGAATGGCCAATGTGGGTGTTGGTATGTTGAGCGAAGTCATCTCTAAGAAGAAAATTAATCTGAATGCTGAGATGGACAAAGCCATCGCGTCCAACCCTGTTTTGAAAAAACGTTTTCAATTTGCGAAACAGGTATCTGAAAGAAAAGGATGGGGCCTTCCGCTTGGATCAAAAAAAAGAAAACTGTCGGGAGAACATTTTCTCCTCGTGGGTGATGCCGCATCACTGATCGATCCTTTTACCGGTGAAGGCATCGGGAATGCCATGACCAGCGGGATGATTGCTTCTGAAGTTATTTCAAAAGCGATTCATGAACAACGATTTGATGCCGGTTTTTTATCCACGTATGATGACAAAATCTATGAGACTTTGTGGAGTGAATTAAAATTGAGCCACACACTGCAAAAACTAACCAATCAAGCCTGGCTGTTCAATTTTGTGGTGAACAAGGCTTCGAAAAGCAAAACACTGAGAGAATCCATTACCTGCATGTTTGAAGACCTTGACATGCGATCGCGTCTCCGAAGTCCTTCCTTCTACATCAAACTGCTTCTCAACAAATGA
- a CDS encoding O-methyltransferase, whose translation MDFLDQSITDYIESHTTPESDVLAALNHETNAKVLMPRMLSGHLQGRVLSMFSHMIRPAAILEIGTYTGYSAICLAEGLAPEGKLHTIDINDELKAMVDKYIQLSGMKDKIVTHSGNALDIIPTLTETFDLVFIDADKINYSNYYNLVIDRVRKGGFIIADNVLWSGKIVLPPDQLDKDTRALQSFNDMVHTDIRVENVLFPVRDGLMVLRKK comes from the coding sequence ATGGACTTCCTCGATCAATCGATTACAGATTATATCGAATCGCACACCACTCCTGAATCAGATGTATTGGCGGCATTGAATCATGAGACGAATGCAAAAGTACTAATGCCCAGAATGCTTTCAGGACATTTGCAGGGACGTGTATTGAGTATGTTCAGTCACATGATCCGACCCGCAGCAATTCTTGAAATCGGCACCTACACAGGATATTCGGCCATTTGTCTGGCCGAAGGATTGGCTCCTGAAGGAAAGCTTCATACCATCGATATCAATGACGAATTGAAAGCAATGGTGGACAAGTATATTCAACTATCCGGCATGAAAGATAAAATTGTTACTCATTCCGGAAATGCACTCGACATCATACCTACACTCACTGAAACATTTGATTTGGTTTTTATAGACGCGGATAAAATCAATTATTCCAATTACTACAATCTTGTGATTGACCGGGTAAGAAAAGGCGGCTTCATCATTGCAGATAATGTTCTCTGGAGCGGAAAAATTGTTTTACCACCGGATCAGCTAGATAAAGACACCCGGGCATTGCAATCTTTTAACGATATGGTTCATACCGATATCCGTGTTGAAAATGTTTTATTTCCGGTCCGTGACGGATTAATGGTACTCAGAAAAAAATAG
- a CDS encoding transglycosylase SLT domain-containing protein, whose translation MKRILVLLCCIAFSSTMRGETIGATQVVVKTVITSKDTLRLQFLRDSSLYKEGWDTLAQARFWRDVISMSSDSCIINVASCRKPVDIVSRSIWMNQTESEKDFFKDSVCVANCLDSATNLYVTAGKGEFYEVKKTLQDISKAITVFEEQDCDPWYAQAILLIESPGKSKARSYVGAGGPFQLMKSVAKRYGLRITKTHDDRSDLEKAGRVAAKLLKAGCIANVKKYLDERGIVYKETDIWFRLLVLHAYHAGAGNVHCVINALNPSQGGVQLFQQIWQTTCGGFKNESQNYSQIALASLVNFDQLVQQDGDTVFLVQGDKYLRKYHRKGLKPWEAYESLTNILRHYEQDFIDDMISYDYFMKRVNAIRKEYTYIASSVTNSDKEISLRKYPASEEHLNQLAASLTKRQRYEDAVKMLKLNLDMNPDSPAIQDSLEKAMRMSGAKSTIRQSNSKSASVSRNSSKGKR comes from the coding sequence ATGAAGAGGATTCTTGTCCTGTTATGTTGTATTGCTTTTTCATCTACGATGAGAGGGGAGACCATTGGTGCTACTCAGGTCGTGGTGAAAACTGTCATTACATCTAAGGACACTCTGCGTTTACAGTTTCTTCGTGATTCATCGTTGTACAAAGAAGGCTGGGATACACTTGCACAAGCCCGCTTCTGGCGCGATGTTATTTCCATGAGCAGCGATTCCTGTATCATCAATGTGGCATCTTGTCGCAAGCCTGTCGATATCGTGAGTCGTTCCATTTGGATGAATCAAACAGAATCTGAAAAGGACTTTTTTAAAGACAGCGTATGTGTTGCCAACTGTCTCGACAGCGCTACTAATTTGTATGTCACTGCGGGTAAAGGAGAATTTTACGAAGTAAAGAAAACGCTTCAGGATATCAGCAAAGCGATCACTGTTTTTGAAGAACAGGATTGTGATCCATGGTATGCGCAGGCGATTCTTTTGATTGAAAGTCCGGGTAAAAGCAAAGCTCGTTCCTATGTCGGTGCAGGCGGACCTTTTCAGTTGATGAAAAGTGTTGCCAAACGTTATGGTTTGAGAATTACCAAGACTCATGACGATCGTTCGGATTTGGAAAAAGCAGGAAGAGTTGCAGCAAAGTTGCTGAAAGCCGGCTGTATCGCCAACGTAAAGAAATATCTTGACGAAAGAGGCATCGTTTATAAAGAAACGGATATCTGGTTTCGTTTGCTGGTGCTGCATGCTTATCATGCTGGAGCAGGTAATGTACATTGTGTGATCAACGCGCTCAATCCTTCTCAGGGTGGAGTGCAGTTGTTTCAGCAGATCTGGCAAACTACCTGTGGAGGTTTTAAAAACGAGTCACAGAATTATTCCCAGATCGCCCTGGCTTCATTGGTTAATTTTGATCAGCTTGTTCAACAGGATGGTGACACTGTGTTTTTGGTACAGGGAGATAAATATCTCAGGAAGTATCACCGAAAGGGTTTGAAGCCCTGGGAGGCTTATGAATCGCTGACCAATATTCTTCGTCATTATGAGCAGGATTTCATCGACGACATGATCTCTTACGATTATTTCATGAAACGTGTGAATGCGATTCGTAAAGAGTATACTTACATTGCTTCGTCGGTCACCAACTCAGACAAAGAAATTTCCCTGAGAAAATATCCTGCCAGCGAAGAACACCTGAATCAGTTGGCTGCAAGTCTTACAAAACGCCAGCGTTATGAAGATGCTGTCAAAATGCTGAAACTGAATCTCGACATGAACCCGGATTCTCCGGCGATTCAGGACAGTCTTGAAAAAGCGATGCGTATGTCGGGTGCCAAAAGCACTATCCGGCAATCCAATTCCAAATCAGCTTCCGTTAGCCGTAATTCCTCCAAAGGAAAACGCTAA
- a CDS encoding N-acetylmuramic acid 6-phosphate etherase — translation MEEKTTEKDSNYSSLEKMSVYDLLHAINQEDKTVPNVIEKSLHRIETVVVLISEKLRQGGRLFYLGAGTSGRLAIVDASELPPTYGLEHGRVIGLIAGGDTAIRKAVEFAEDDPEQGWKDLQSHGVSKHDVVMGIAASGATPYVVGAMKHCRENNILCIGLTCNPDSPLAKNVHYPIEIVVGPEVVTGSTRMKAGTAQKLVLNMISTSVMIQLGRVKGNKMVDMQLTNNKLIKRGTSMLMNELNITAIEAGQLLNKYGSVRKALDAVKK, via the coding sequence ATGGAAGAAAAAACAACTGAAAAAGATTCGAATTACAGCTCACTTGAGAAAATGAGCGTGTATGACCTTTTGCATGCGATCAATCAGGAGGACAAAACAGTTCCAAATGTCATTGAAAAATCATTGCACCGCATCGAAACTGTTGTAGTACTGATTAGTGAGAAATTAAGGCAGGGCGGACGATTGTTTTATCTTGGTGCCGGAACGAGCGGAAGGCTGGCAATTGTTGATGCTTCTGAATTGCCTCCGACCTATGGACTCGAACATGGTCGCGTGATCGGTTTGATTGCGGGTGGTGATACAGCCATCCGAAAAGCAGTTGAATTTGCTGAAGATGATCCGGAACAAGGCTGGAAGGACCTGCAATCGCATGGTGTTTCAAAACATGATGTCGTCATGGGTATTGCAGCATCCGGCGCTACACCTTATGTTGTTGGAGCAATGAAACATTGCAGAGAAAACAATATTCTTTGTATTGGCCTCACCTGCAATCCGGATTCCCCGCTTGCAAAAAATGTACACTACCCTATTGAAATTGTTGTTGGCCCGGAGGTTGTCACCGGCAGCACACGCATGAAAGCAGGTACCGCGCAAAAACTTGTGCTCAATATGATTTCAACTTCGGTGATGATTCAGCTCGGTCGTGTGAAAGGAAATAAAATGGTCGACATGCAACTGACCAATAACAAACTTATCAAAAGAGGTACGTCCATGCTCATGAATGAACTCAACATTACTGCGATTGAAGCCGGACAACTTCTGAATAAATATGGAAGTGTCAGAAAAGCGCTTGACGCGGTAAAAAAATAA
- a CDS encoding SDR family oxidoreductase, translating to MNIIVTGASSGIGFQVALQLSKDSRNKVFAASRSSERLDTLKEEAAHQNSESQIIPLVGDISKPEDILRWKEELMNECTHIDFLVNNAGALINKPFLELDDRDWMEVYDTNVFGIVKLVRMLFPLMERAPGKERSSEVKGGKEVRAHIVNISSMGGVQGSVKFKGLSAYSSSKAAVINLTECLAEEFGEVGIAVNCLALGSVQTEMFSAAFPEFKAATSPASMAAFVADFTMNGYRFFNGKVVPVSSSTP from the coding sequence ATGAATATTATTGTTACCGGCGCAAGTAGTGGAATTGGTTTTCAGGTTGCCTTACAACTATCAAAGGATTCCAGAAATAAAGTATTTGCTGCCAGCCGGAGCAGTGAGCGTCTGGATACATTGAAAGAGGAAGCCGCGCATCAAAATTCAGAGTCACAGATTATTCCTTTAGTTGGTGATATTTCGAAACCGGAGGATATTCTTCGGTGGAAGGAGGAATTGATGAATGAATGCACACACATTGATTTCCTCGTGAACAATGCAGGAGCCCTGATCAACAAACCATTTCTCGAGTTGGACGACAGAGACTGGATGGAGGTTTACGATACGAACGTATTCGGTATTGTTAAACTGGTACGTATGTTATTTCCGTTGATGGAGAGGGCACCGGGCAAAGAGCGTTCCTCAGAAGTGAAGGGAGGAAAGGAAGTGCGTGCACATATCGTTAATATCAGCAGTATGGGTGGAGTACAGGGGAGTGTAAAGTTTAAAGGGTTGAGTGCATACAGTTCGAGTAAAGCGGCGGTTATTAATCTCACGGAGTGTTTAGCGGAGGAATTTGGTGAGGTGGGAATTGCAGTGAATTGTCTGGCTTTAGGATCAGTGCAGACAGAGATGTTTTCCGCGGCGTTTCCAGAATTCAAGGCTGCAACGAGTCCTGCATCGATGGCGGCATTTGTTGCTGATTTCACGATGAACGGATATCGTTTTTTCAATGGTAAAGTAGTGCCGGTTTCGTCATCGACACCCTGA
- a CDS encoding oxidoreductase — MPHTFQECLVSDIFQVSDRVKIFSIQFPGPEHFVFKPGQFVMLNLPIDSKYHNRAYSIASAPTSDNTIQLVISFKPHGKGTQYLWEHVRIGDKLNVSMNALGKYALPESIDRELCFISTGTGIAPLRSMILDLFARQQTHKKITLIYGNRFEQDILFRKEFEKLESEKPEFKFIPVLSRDNPGWTGRKGYVHPVYEELFSDKRPAYFYICGWKEMIRESKERLMKLGYEKQYIRFESYD; from the coding sequence ATGCCTCACACTTTTCAGGAATGTTTGGTTAGTGACATCTTTCAGGTATCTGACAGGGTTAAAATTTTCTCCATTCAATTTCCGGGTCCGGAGCATTTTGTTTTTAAGCCTGGCCAGTTTGTGATGTTGAATCTTCCGATAGACAGTAAATACCACAACCGGGCGTATTCAATTGCATCTGCACCCACCTCCGACAATACCATACAGCTTGTGATATCTTTCAAGCCTCACGGTAAGGGCACGCAATATTTGTGGGAACATGTCCGGATTGGTGACAAGCTCAATGTATCCATGAATGCTTTAGGCAAGTATGCATTACCTGAAAGTATCGATCGTGAATTGTGTTTCATCAGTACCGGAACAGGAATAGCACCGTTGAGGTCCATGATTCTTGATCTTTTTGCCAGGCAACAAACTCACAAAAAGATTACTTTGATTTACGGCAACAGGTTTGAGCAGGATATTTTATTTCGAAAAGAATTTGAAAAACTTGAATCAGAAAAACCGGAATTCAAATTCATTCCTGTTCTTTCCAGAGACAATCCGGGATGGACAGGGAGAAAGGGATATGTCCATCCTGTTTACGAAGAGTTGTTTTCCGATAAGCGTCCTGCTTACTTTTACATCTGTGGTTGGAAAGAAATGATCAGGGAATCAAAAGAGCGATTGATGAAATTGGGGTATGAAAAGCAATACATCCGTTTTGAATCTTACGATTAG
- the mtgA gene encoding monofunctional biosynthetic peptidoglycan transglycosylase has translation MIKKILRILLKTVLWFLGLSVASVILFRFVPVPVTPLMLIRCVEQKSDGKSMKLKKDWTPIDEMSATMPLAVIASEDQNFEEHFGFDLDAIRKAQQYNERHKGKRMKGASTISQQTAKNVFLWPSRSWIRKGFEVYFTFLIEIFWSKQRIMEVYLNVIEMGDGVYGAEAAAQEYFHKPSKKLSVREAALIAAVLPNPRKWSPAKPTAYIQRKSGRIVHFMSRLQLEDF, from the coding sequence ATGATTAAAAAAATTTTACGAATCCTTTTAAAAACTGTGTTGTGGTTTCTGGGATTGAGTGTGGCCTCTGTCATTTTATTTCGTTTTGTTCCTGTTCCTGTTACACCTTTGATGCTCATACGATGTGTGGAACAAAAGTCGGATGGTAAAAGCATGAAATTGAAAAAAGACTGGACCCCCATTGATGAAATGAGCGCGACCATGCCATTGGCGGTGATTGCTTCGGAAGACCAGAATTTTGAGGAGCATTTTGGATTTGATCTTGACGCCATCCGGAAAGCTCAGCAATACAATGAGCGTCATAAAGGCAAACGAATGAAAGGAGCGAGTACTATTTCACAGCAGACAGCCAAAAATGTTTTTTTATGGCCATCGCGCTCCTGGATCCGAAAGGGTTTTGAGGTTTATTTCACTTTCTTAATCGAAATTTTCTGGAGCAAACAACGGATCATGGAAGTTTATCTGAATGTGATTGAAATGGGTGATGGTGTTTATGGAGCGGAGGCTGCAGCTCAGGAATATTTCCACAAACCTTCGAAAAAATTATCTGTACGGGAGGCTGCTTTGATAGCAGCAGTCTTACCCAATCCCAGAAAATGGTCTCCGGCGAAACCAACGGCGTACATCCAGAGAAAATCGGGTCGGATTGTGCATTTTATGAGTCGCCTGCAATTGGAAGATTTTTAA
- a CDS encoding aminotransferase class I/II-fold pyridoxal phosphate-dependent enzyme, whose translation MGNYPIIDLRSDTVTKPGPEMLEAMFRADVGDDVFEEDPTVKMLEAKAAKLFGKEAGLFVTSGTMANQLAIKVLTQPQDEVICDKLAHIFYYEAGGVAFNSGVSLRFIEGNRGRMKASQIEENINPPNLSYISPTTLVCVENTSNKGGGSYYSLKEMQEISDLCRAQKINVHLDGARIFNALTETGDSADAVGKLFDTVGFCLSKGLGAPVGSLLLSTKENIFKARRIRKAWGGGMRQAGYLAAAGIYALDHHVPLLKKDHLRARQIGSVLNTLSWVEEVLPIDTNIIIFRVSAATDLKKLLEHLMTNNIKAMQFGKQQIRMVTHLDIHDVMLDRIEEVLRKF comes from the coding sequence ATGGGCAACTATCCAATAATTGATTTAAGGAGTGATACTGTGACCAAACCCGGCCCGGAAATGCTTGAAGCTATGTTTCGTGCGGATGTTGGCGATGATGTGTTTGAAGAAGATCCAACTGTTAAAATGCTCGAAGCCAAGGCAGCGAAACTTTTTGGTAAAGAAGCCGGGCTTTTTGTGACATCAGGAACAATGGCAAACCAATTGGCCATTAAGGTGCTGACACAACCACAGGATGAAGTCATCTGTGATAAACTCGCGCACATTTTTTACTATGAAGCAGGTGGAGTCGCTTTTAATTCAGGTGTATCTCTTCGTTTTATTGAAGGTAATCGTGGTCGAATGAAAGCATCACAGATAGAAGAAAATATCAACCCTCCGAACCTCTCTTACATTTCGCCAACTACTCTGGTTTGCGTTGAGAACACTTCAAACAAAGGCGGAGGTAGTTATTATTCACTCAAAGAAATGCAGGAGATTTCCGACCTGTGCCGGGCTCAGAAGATCAATGTCCATCTCGACGGAGCAAGAATTTTCAATGCATTGACTGAAACCGGTGATTCAGCGGACGCAGTCGGAAAATTATTTGATACTGTGGGATTTTGTCTCTCCAAAGGTTTGGGAGCACCGGTTGGTTCCTTGTTACTTTCAACCAAAGAAAATATTTTCAAAGCAAGAAGAATCCGAAAAGCCTGGGGCGGTGGAATGCGACAAGCGGGTTATCTTGCCGCTGCCGGTATTTATGCGCTTGATCATCACGTTCCACTTCTGAAAAAAGATCATCTCCGTGCCCGACAAATCGGAAGTGTACTGAACACATTGTCTTGGGTGGAAGAGGTATTACCAATAGATACCAACATCATCATCTTCCGTGTATCAGCGGCAACCGATCTAAAGAAACTGCTTGAGCATTTAATGACCAACAATATTAAAGCCATGCAATTTGGTAAGCAACAGATCCGCATGGTTACGCATCTCGATATACATGATGTGATGCTGGATAGAATTGAAGAAGTACTAAGGAAATTCTGA
- a CDS encoding OmpH family outer membrane protein — protein sequence MKNLSFILNIVLLIAVAVLYYLHFSDSKSTEQAVSPALQVAKDLPSVPGGIVFVNSDSLLDNYAYFKKKKSELESKQERIKNELESESANLQKDAAEYQEKAPGMTDLQRQQTEEQLMARQQKLMDKKDMLLGQLDEEKNKSSEELYTRVASFIRSMNVNNKYNFVLGYSKGGGILFANDSLDITHQVIQGLNQEYEAANKTK from the coding sequence ATGAAGAATTTATCATTTATACTGAATATTGTCCTCCTGATAGCGGTAGCGGTACTGTATTATCTGCATTTTTCTGACAGCAAAAGCACTGAACAGGCTGTAAGCCCTGCTTTACAGGTCGCAAAGGATCTTCCTTCGGTTCCCGGGGGCATTGTCTTTGTGAATTCCGATTCTTTGTTGGATAACTACGCGTATTTTAAGAAAAAGAAGTCTGAGCTCGAAAGCAAACAGGAGCGAATCAAAAATGAACTGGAATCAGAAAGTGCAAATCTGCAAAAAGATGCGGCTGAGTATCAGGAAAAAGCTCCCGGAATGACGGATTTGCAACGCCAGCAAACAGAAGAACAGTTAATGGCCCGCCAGCAAAAACTCATGGACAAGAAAGACATGCTCCTTGGGCAACTGGATGAAGAGAAAAACAAATCCTCTGAAGAACTTTATACTCGTGTTGCATCATTCATCCGCTCCATGAATGTAAATAACAAGTACAATTTTGTTTTGGGATATTCAAAAGGAGGAGGAATCCTTTTCGCGAATGATTCGCTCGATATCACACACCAGGTTATCCAGGGATTGAATCAGGAATACGAAGCAGCAAACAAAACAAAGTAA
- a CDS encoding septal ring lytic transglycosylase RlpA family protein, with amino-acid sequence MRFIIKILFLCFAFLQLNPAFAQKKDSISNSGKASFYHDSFQGQETSNGEFYDKNDFTAAHRTLPFNSIVNVYNKKNGKHAIVRINDRGPFVRSRIIDLSHSAAMKLEMVPFGVAPVTIQVMNLFDHLPWKDSTFIENDIWDCFGRITELSGKTVLVWQTEYWKHAFYMASHIALDYHLPAAQIRIAGDLQHRKYQVLVSNFTEKNECDSLISQLKADGFISARMFKDIRKNADSLKVRQHGDQ; translated from the coding sequence TTGAGATTTATCATCAAAATATTATTTCTTTGCTTTGCCTTTTTGCAATTGAATCCGGCATTCGCACAGAAAAAAGATTCCATATCCAATTCCGGCAAAGCCTCTTTTTACCATGATAGTTTCCAGGGGCAGGAAACCAGCAACGGCGAGTTTTACGATAAAAATGATTTTACAGCCGCTCACCGGACGCTCCCCTTCAACTCCATCGTTAACGTTTACAATAAAAAAAACGGAAAACACGCGATTGTACGCATCAACGATCGCGGACCATTTGTTCGAAGCAGGATCATCGACCTTAGCCACTCAGCAGCGATGAAACTTGAAATGGTTCCATTTGGTGTCGCCCCGGTAACAATTCAGGTAATGAACCTGTTTGATCATTTGCCCTGGAAGGACTCCACTTTTATTGAAAATGATATCTGGGATTGCTTTGGAAGAATAACGGAACTTAGTGGCAAAACAGTTCTTGTCTGGCAAACTGAATACTGGAAGCACGCGTTTTACATGGCCAGTCATATTGCTCTGGATTATCACCTGCCGGCCGCGCAAATCAGGATTGCGGGAGATCTGCAACATCGCAAATATCAGGTACTCGTTTCCAATTTTACAGAAAAAAACGAATGCGATTCACTCATCTCGCAATTGAAAGCGGATGGTTTTATATCTGCCCGTATGTTTAAGGACATCAGGAAGAATGCCGATTCTTTAAAAGTCCGGCAACATGGCGATCAATAA
- a CDS encoding NUDIX domain-containing protein encodes MKKFPFVIRVYGLYINPSNEVLVSDEFVYGHRVTKFPGGGLEFGEGTIDCLRREMMEEVGHSFVVLEHFYTTDFFVPSAFNPEIQVMSVYYLMQPLGELDLKTSSKPFDFDSQKEGAQSFRWIALEKMNTEDFHLVIDRHVAGLLKNRHSS; translated from the coding sequence ATGAAAAAATTTCCTTTTGTAATTCGGGTTTACGGGTTGTATATCAATCCATCCAATGAGGTGTTGGTGAGCGATGAATTTGTTTATGGTCATCGCGTCACGAAATTTCCCGGTGGCGGACTTGAGTTTGGCGAAGGGACGATTGATTGTTTGCGTCGTGAGATGATGGAGGAAGTTGGCCACTCATTTGTGGTGCTGGAACATTTTTACACTACCGACTTTTTTGTTCCATCCGCATTTAACCCGGAAATTCAGGTGATGTCAGTCTATTATTTGATGCAACCTCTTGGCGAATTAGATCTTAAGACATCATCAAAACCCTTTGATTTTGATTCACAGAAAGAGGGTGCGCAGTCTTTCCGCTGGATAGCTTTGGAGAAAATGAATACAGAAGATTTCCATCTTGTTATTGATCGCCATGTTGCCGGACTTTTAAAGAATCGGCATTCTTCCTGA